One genomic region from Podarcis raffonei isolate rPodRaf1 chromosome 16, rPodRaf1.pri, whole genome shotgun sequence encodes:
- the UFD1 gene encoding ubiquitin recognition factor in ER-associated degradation protein 1, whose protein sequence is MFSFNMFDHPIPRVFQNRFSTQYRCFSVSMLAGPNDRSDVEKGGKIIMPPSALDQLSRLNITYPMLFKLTNKNSDRMTHCGVLEFVADEGICYLPHWMMQNLLLEEGGLVQVESVNLQVATYSKFQPQSPDFLDITNPKAVLENALRNFACLTTGDVIAINYNEKIYELRVMETKPDKAVSIIECDMNVDFDAPLGYKEPERQTQHEESTDVEADHSGYVGDLGFRAFSGSGNRLDGKKKGVEPNPFPIKPEDIRRGIPNYDFKIGKITFIRNSRPLVKKVEEDDSGSRFIAFSGEGQSLRKKGRKP, encoded by the exons ATG TTTTCTTTCAATATGTTCGATCACCCAATCCCCAGAGTGTTCCAGAACCGCTTCTCGACTCAGTACCGCTGTTTCTCAGTGTCCATGCTTGCTGGACCTAATGACAGGTCAGATGTGGAGAAAGGCGGGAAGA TAATTATGCCACCCTCTGCTTTGGATCAACTCA GCCGGCTTAATATCACCTATCCTATGTTGTTTAAACTGACAAATAAAAATTCCGACCGGATGACGCACTGTGGCGTGCTTGAGTTTGTGGCCGACGAAGGCATTTGTTACCTTCCACACTGG ATGATGCAGAACTTGCTCTTGGAGGAAGGGGGCCTGGTGCAGGTAGAGAGCGTCAACTTGCAGGTGGCGACGTACTCCAAATTTCAGCCGCAGAGCcctgatttccttgacatcaccAACCCCAAAGCAGT ATTGGAAAACGCTCTCAGAAATTTCGCTTGCCTGACCACCGGAGATGTTATAGCCATCAACTACAATGAAAAG ATCTACGAGCTTCGAGTGATGGAGACGAAACCCGACAAAGCTGTGTCCATCATAGAGTGTGACATGAAT gtGGATTTTGATGCACCCTTGGGTTACAAAGAACCAGAAAGACAGACACAGCATGAGGAGTCCACA GATGTGGAGGCAGACCACAGCGGCTATGTGGGTGACCTGGGATTCCGT GCCTTTTCAGGATCTGGGAACAGGCTGGACGGGAAAAAGAAAGGCGTTGAGCCAAATCCTTTTCCAATTAAACCAGAAGACATTAGGAG AGGGATTCCCAACTATGACTTCAAAATTGGCAAGATCACATTCATCAGAAATTCTCGGCCGCTGGTCAAGAAAGTAGAAGAA GATGACTCTGGAAGCCGCTTCATTGCCTTTTCTGGAGAAGGCCAGTCACTCCgcaagaaaggaagaaaaccGTAA